One Perca flavescens isolate YP-PL-M2 chromosome 14, PFLA_1.0, whole genome shotgun sequence genomic window carries:
- the LOC114568540 gene encoding solute carrier family 2, facilitated glucose transporter member 1 — MASQKQVTGYLLFSLGTAVIGSLQFGYNTGVINAPEQKLRSFFNDTWVERYGKPISPGVCTIVWSIAVAIFSVGGMVGSFSVGVMANRFGRRRSMFLVNSLAVIGGLLMGFSTICSSYEMVIAGRLVIGLFCGLFTGLTPMYVGEVSPTPLRGAFGTLHQLGVVVGILIAQIFGLEALLGSAKMWPLLLALTVAPAVLQCILLPFCPESPRFLLINLKKEEQARKVLVRLRGSEDVSKDMQEMKEESAKMAMEKKVTIPELFRVAAYRQPLLIAVMLQLSQQLSGINAVFYYSTGIFDSAGVKQPIYATIGAGIVNVIFTVVSLFLVEKAGRRTLHLVGLGGMAISAVLMTISLLLKDIPVMSYMAIVAVMLFVAMFEMGPGPIPWFIVAELFSQGPRPAAMAVAGCCNWTANFLVGMSFPKLVEWCGPWVFLIFTAFLIFFFIFTFIKVPETRGKTFDEIARGFGGALPTTSSSVEDPPASAATTLPASPVKEKVPLVAAPAAAAPPPAAENTPLEEKSQSTAQESL, encoded by the exons ATGGCGTCA CAAAAGCAGGTGACAGGTTATCTCCTGTTCTCTCTCGGCACCGCCGTCATCGGCTCTCTGCAGTTTGGTTACAACACAGGAGTCATCAATGCCCCCGAACAG AAACTACGATCTTTCTTCAACGATACCTGGGTTGAGCGGTATGGCAAGCCCATCAGCCCGGGGGTGTGTACCATCGTCTGGAGCATCGCCGTCGCCATCTTCAGTGTCGGCGGCATGGTGGGCTCCTTCAGCGTAGGCGTCATGGCCAACCGATTTGGCAG GCGCCGCTCCATGTTCCTGGTGAACTCTCTGGCGGTGATCGGCGGCCTCCTCATGGGCTTCTCCACCATCTGCTCCTCCTATGAGATGGTGATCGCCGGTCGCCTGGTCATCGGCCTGTTCTGCGGCCTCTTTACCGGCCTGACTCCCATGTATGTGGGCGAGGTGTCGCCCACTCCCCTCCGAGGCGCCTTCGGCACTCTTCACCAGCTCGGTGTGGTGGTGGGCATCCTGATCGCTCAG ATCTTTGGCCTGGAGGCTCTGCTGGGCTCAGCCAAGATGTGGCCCCTGCTGCTGGCCCTCACCGTGGCCCCTGCTGTGCTGCAGTGCATCCTGCTTCCCTTTTGTCCAGAGAGCCCTCGCTTCCTGCTCATCAACCTGAAAAAGGAGGAGCAGGCACGCAAAG TGCTGGTGCGTCTGCGTGGCAGTGAGGATGTGAGTAAGGACATgcaggagatgaaggaggagAGTGCTAAGATGGCCATGGAGAAGAAGGTGACCATCCCCGAGCTGTTCCGCGTCGCGGCGTATCGTCAGCCCCTCCTCATCGCCGTCATGCTGCAGCTCTCCCAGCAGCTGTCGGGGATCAACGCT GTGTTCTACTACTCGACAGGCATCTTTGACTCAGCCGGTGTGAAACAGCCCATCTACGCCACCATCGGAGCCGGCATTGTCAACGTCATCTTCACGGTTGTTTCT CTCTTCCTGGTGGAGAAGGCGGGACGGAGGACTCTGCACCTAGTAGGATTGGGTGGAATGGCGATCAGCGCCGTGCTCATGACCATCTCCCTCCTGCTG AAGGACATTCCCGTTATGAGCTACATGGCCATCGTCGCCGTCATGCTGTTTGTGGCCATGTTTGAGATGGGCCCCGGTCCAATCCCGTGGTTCATTGTGGCCGAGCTGTTCTCCCAGGGGCCCCGCCCGGCCGCCATGGCTGTGGCCGGCTGCTGCAACTGGACGGCCAACTTCCTGGTTGGAATGAGCTTCCCCAAACTAGTG GAGTGGTGCGGGCCTTGGGTCTTCCTCATTTTCACCGCCTtcctcatcttctttttcatctTCACCTTCATCAAAGTCCCAGAGACGAGGGGCAAGACCTTCGACGAGATCGCCCGCGGCTTCGGCGGCGCCCTGCCTACGACCTCCTCGTCTGTGGAGGACCCTCCCGCCAGCGCCGCCACCACACTCCCCGCCTCACCGGTGAAGGAGAAGGTCCCGCTGGTGGCGGCgccggcagcagcagctcctcctCCGGCAGCTGAAAACACGCCCCTGGAAGAGAAATCCCAATCGACAGCGCAGGAGAGTTTGTAG